The window ATCGGCGAGGACCCCGTCGACCCCGGCGGCTACTTCATCGTCAACGGCTCCGAGCGCGTGCTGATGACGAGCGAGGACCTCGCACCGAACAAGATTCTCGCCGAGTACGACACGAAGTACGGCGACGAGATCCAGGTCGCCAAGACGTTCAGCCAGCGCCGGGGCTACCGCGCGCTGGTGCTGTGTGAGCGCAACCGTGAGGGCCTGCTCGAAGTCTCCTTCCCGTCTGTCTCCGGTTCCGTGGACTTCGTGACACTCGTGCGCGCACTCGGCTTAGAATCCGACGAGGAGATCGTCCACCGCGTCTCCGACGACCCGGAGATCGTGAAGTTCATGCTCGAGAATCTGGAGATGGCCGACGTCCAGACCGAAGAGGAGGCCATCGAGACCCTCGGGAAGCGGGTCGCGAGCGGGCAGGGCAAGAACTACCAGCTGAAGCGGGCGAACTACGTCATCGACCGCTACCTCCTGCCGCACCTCCACGAGGAGGGCGTCGAGGACGAGGAGGTCCGCATCAACAAGGCGTACTACCTCTGCCGGATGGCCGAGGCCTGCTTCGAACTCGCATTAGAGCGACGCGAGGCAGACGACAAGGACCACTACGCGAACAAGCGCCTGAAGGTCTCCGGCGACCTGATGCGTGACCTGTTCCGGACCGCGCTGAACAAGTTGGCCCGCGACGTGAAGTACCAGCTCGAACGCGCGAACATGCGGAACCGGAACCTGACGGTCAACACCGTGGTCCGGTCGGACGTGCTGACCGAACGCCTCGAACACCCCATCGCCACCGGGAACTGGGTCGGTGGGCGCTCGGGCGTCTCTCAGCTCGTGGACCGCACCGACTACATGGGCGTGCTGTCGCACCTGCGCCGCCTGCGGTCGCCGCTGTCGCGGTCACAGCCGCACTTCGAGGCGCGCGACCTGCACGCGACCCAGTGGGGTCGCATCTGTCCCTCGGAGACCCCGGAGGGGCCGAACTGTGGGCTGGTGAAGAACTTCGCGCAGGCGATGGAGCTGTCACAGAACGTCGAGGACGAACAGGGACTCAAACGCGAACTGGCGTCGATGGGGGTCGAGGGTATCCCCGGAATCGAGGGCGTCGACACCGCATCTGCGGACGACTAACATGGCTCAGGCACGAGAAGCGAAAGTATACGTCAACGGAAGTCTCGTCGGGACCCACCCGGACCCGAACCAACTCGCGGCACAGATCCGCGAGGCACGCCGTCGCGGCGACGTGAGCCAGA of the Salinirubrum litoreum genome contains:
- a CDS encoding DNA-directed RNA polymerase subunit B'', which codes for MNRQDRRAISREYFSQERLAEHHFRSFNAFLDRGMQEVVDEKETIETDIGDKEGEEPVWVELGDVRVVTPRVREADGSEELLYPQEARLRNITYAAPVFMEMQIMRGGEEDPEEVVDTTETKVGRMPIMVGSSKCNIAGFSEEELVEIGEDPVDPGGYFIVNGSERVLMTSEDLAPNKILAEYDTKYGDEIQVAKTFSQRRGYRALVLCERNREGLLEVSFPSVSGSVDFVTLVRALGLESDEEIVHRVSDDPEIVKFMLENLEMADVQTEEEAIETLGKRVASGQGKNYQLKRANYVIDRYLLPHLHEEGVEDEEVRINKAYYLCRMAEACFELALERREADDKDHYANKRLKVSGDLMRDLFRTALNKLARDVKYQLERANMRNRNLTVNTVVRSDVLTERLEHPIATGNWVGGRSGVSQLVDRTDYMGVLSHLRRLRSPLSRSQPHFEARDLHATQWGRICPSETPEGPNCGLVKNFAQAMELSQNVEDEQGLKRELASMGVEGIPGIEGVDTASADD